One Oryzias melastigma strain HK-1 unplaced genomic scaffold, ASM292280v2 sc00558, whole genome shotgun sequence genomic region harbors:
- the LOC112138267 gene encoding chemokine-like receptor 1: MMAAMAASQINLSSGLEENVSFYNDKDDFDDRDETSFLEEHAGLRQSLNIMSLIVYSLAFFLGVIGNGLVIWVTGFKMKKTVNTVWFLNLAVADFLFTAFLPLSVTYTALDFHWPFGTFMCKLNTTISFLNMFSSVYILMVISVDRCVSVVWPVWAQNHRNVRKASCVSLCVWLLALVLSAPCFIFRDTGPSFYSEDSISCYFNFALSEDYETPSVIQLRLLRHQAMTVVRFLLGFFVPFSVIVSCYAVIIHRLRRNRTLASHSSRTFKIIAAIIITFFLCWAPFHIMGVIELVTHMRENDTFENIVAIGLPIATSLAFLNSCLNPILYVFMGQDFKDKVRKSILNVLENAFQEEVSRSYTNSMVTMRSKDKSVSDAEV, from the coding sequence ATGATGGCTGCAATGGCTGCTTCCCAAATCAATTTATCATCTGGACTTGAggaaaatgtctctttttataATGACAAGGACGACTTTGACGACAGGGATGAAACCAGTTTCCTGGAGGAGCATGCGGGTCTGAGACAGTCCCTCAACATCATGTCCCTCATCGTTTACAGCCTGGCTTTTTTCCTGGGTGTGATCGGGAACGGTCTGGTCATCTGGGTGACCGGCTTCAAGATGAAGAAAACTGTGAACACCGTTTGGTTTCTCAACCTTGCTGTGGCTGACTTCCTGTTCACGGCGTTCCTGCCGCTCAGCGTCACCTACACGGCCCTGGACTTTCACTGGCCTTTCGGCACGTTCATGTGCAAGCTGAACACCACCATAAGCTTTCTGAACATGTTTTCCAGCGTCTATATTCTGATGGTGATCAGCGTGGACAGATGTGTGTCTGTGGTGTGGCCCGTCTGGGCTCAGAACCACAGAAATGTACGCAAAGCTtcctgtgtgagtctgtgtgtttgGCTGCTGGCTCTGGTTCTCAGCGCtccatgcttcatcttcagagACACGGGGCCGTCCTTCTACAGCGAGGACAGCATCTCCTGCTACTTTAACTTTGCTTTATCTGAGGACTATGAAACGCCATCCGTGATCCAGCTGCGCCTTCTCCGCCATCAAGCCATGACCGTCGTCCGCTTCCTGCTGGGATTCTTCGTCCCCTTCAGCGTCATCGTCTCCTGCTACGCCGTCATAATCCATCGGCTCAGAAGAAACCGCACCCTGGCCAGCCATTCGAGCCGCACATTCAAGATCATCGCTGccatcatcatcactttcttcCTGTGCTGGGCTCCCTTTCACATCATGGGTGTCATCGAGCTAGTAACCCACATGAGAGAAAATGACACGTTCGAGAACATCGTCGCCATCGGACTCCCCATAGCGACGAGCTTGGCTTTTTTAAACAGCTGCCTGAATCCCATCCTGTATGTATTTATGGGCCAAGATTTCAAGGACAAAGTGCGCAAATCCATCCTGAATGTGTTAGAGAATGCGTTTCAGGAGGAGGTGTCCCGCTCCTACACAAACTCTATGGTCACTATGCGCAGCAAAGACAAGTCCGTCTCTGATGCTGAGGTATAA